One Pyrenophora tritici-repentis strain M4 chromosome 5, whole genome shotgun sequence DNA window includes the following coding sequences:
- a CDS encoding ArgC, Acetylglutamate semialdehyde dehydrogenase yields the protein MQSFIRASRVAARSSHRILAQTPRSLPRALVATTTPSRLYTSSSKDGRNSSIYAAFLNLLASSSSRREVDQYLGQFRSVSPHQFAVVKVGGAILTDHLEELCFALQQLHAIGLYPIIVHGAGPQMNQLLLESGVEPDFIDGIRVTDKKTLGIARKLFLEANMDLVMTLKKDWGVPSRPITAGALQADYLDKDKWKYVGNITNVNTRQIMDALENKELPILCSMGETLDGQILNINADVAAAALAREFQPLKVIYLSEKGGLFNAESKLIPHINLEGEYDTYMKQSWVKYGTKLKIVEAKKLLDGLPRTSSVAITHPSNLGKELFTHTGSGTLIRNGGSVKEISKFEDLDVTALQEAITKTRGADASDAVNRYIQNLKNRPFEVFHDDSMGVVAVVYPPTSEGEFAQLSHFSMTKDAFLNNLNDLVFQRMKQKYPKLYWVVDDQSQNYVKWHLEKTDGFLRRENEVFCWWGSAQSSEIFKLLEEYTKQGRGILQDSLDAQFRRAADFVASLKQGQQTRGYATMASRSSRPMLSPRRNKAASSRGFATTATRSMETTNPNPPYGIKHKSRDYPAKVALIGARGYTGQALIELLNKHPNMDLRHVSSRELAGKKLEGYAKRQITYENLSPEDVKKMAENGEVDCWVMALPNGVCKPFVDAINESGKDTLIVDLSADYRFDETWTYGLPETINRSQISEARRIANPGCYATAAQLGIAPLLEFIGGQPTVFGVSGYSGAGTKPSPKNDVKNLENNLIPYSLTDHIHEKEISRQLGTEVAFIPHVAVWFQGIHHTISIPLNRTMTSRDIRNLYQDRYAGEKLVKIVGESPLVKNISGKHGVEIGGFAVHSSGKRVVVNATIDNLLKGAATQCLQNMNLALGYGEYDGIPY from the exons ATGCAGAGCTTCATCCGAGCCAGCCGTGTGGCTGCCCGATCATCCCACCGTATCCTCGCGCAAACCCCACGTAGCCTCCCCCGAGCACTTGTCGCGACCACGACGCCGAGCCGCCTATATACGTCCTCGTCCAAGGATGGCCGCAATTCGTCCATATACGCTGCCTTTCTTAATCTGTTGGCCAGCTCCAGTTCCCGCCGCGAAGTCGACCAGTACCTGGGCCAATTCCGCTCCGTCTCACCGCACCAATTTGCCGTCGTAAAAGTGGGAGGAGCCATTCTGACCGACCACCTGGAGGAGCTATGTTTCGCTCTCCAGCAGCTCCACGCAATAGGACTGTACCCCATTATTGTCCATGGTGCCGGCCCTCAGATGAACCAGCTGCTCCTTGAGTCAGGCGTCGAGCCCGACTTTATCGATGGCATACGGGTCACGGACAAGAAGACGCTGGGCATCGCGCGCAAGCTGTTCCTCGAGGCAAACATGGATCTGGTCATGACACTGAAGAAGGACTGGGGTGTGCCCTCGCGGCCCATCACCGCTGGTGCTCTGCAAGCCGACTACCTGGACAAGGACAAGTGGAAGTACGTCGGCAACATCACCAACGTCAACACGAGACAGATCATGGATGCTCTGGAGAACAAGGAGCTACCAATTCTGTGCTCCATGGGCGAGACGCTCGACGGTCAGATCCTCAACATCAACGCCGATGTAGCTGCTGCAGCCTTGGCCCGCGAATTCCAACCTCTCAAGGTCATCTATCTCTCTGAGAAGGGAGGCTTGTTCAACGCCGAGTCCAAGCTTATTCCCCACATCAACCTGGAGGGCGAGTACGACACGTACATGAAACAGTCGTGGGTTAAGTACGGCACCAAGCTGAAGATTGTGGAGGCGAAGAAGCTGCTTGATGGCCTCCCGCGCACATCGAGTGTAGCAATTACACACCCGTCCAACCTCGGAAAGGAGCTCTTCACCCACACTGGAAGCGGTACACTTATCCGCAATGGCGGAAGCGTCAAGGAAATTAGCAAATTTGAAGACTTGGACGTTACCGCTCTGCAAGAGGCCATCACCAAAACCCGAGGCGCCGATGCGAGCGATGCCGTGAACAGGTACATCCAAAACCTGAAAAACCGGCCCTTTGAAGTCTTCCACGATGACTCAATGGGTGTTGTTGCCGTCGTCTACCCACCCACGTCCGAGGGAGAGTTTGCCCAGCTGTCTCATTTCAGCATGACAAAAGACGCTTTCCTCAACAACCTCAACGATCTCGTGTTCCAACGCATGAAGCAGAAGTACCCGAAGCTCTACTGGGTGGTTGACGACCAATCACAAAACTACGTGAAATGGCACTTGGAAAAGACAGACGGCTTTCTGCGTAGGGAGAATGAGGTCTTCTGTTGGTGGGGATCCGCACAGTCTTCTGAGATCTTCAAACTGCTTGAGGAGTATACAAAACAGGGCCGTGGCATCCTTCAGGACAGTTTGGATGCGCAGTTCCGTCGGGCAGCTGACTTTGTAGCCAGCCTGAAGCAGGGACAGCAAACTCGCGGTTACGCAACAATGGCTAGTCGGTCTTCACGACCTATGCTGAGCCCTCGACGCAACAAGGCTGCATCTTCCCGAGGCTTCGCGACCACTGCAACACGCTCTATGGAGACTACCAACCCCAACCCACCGTATGGCATCAAGCACAAGAGCAGGGACTACCCCGCTAAAGTCGCCCTGATCGGTGCGCGAGGATACACCGGCCAGGCTTTGATCGAACTGCTCAACAAGCACCCCAACATGGACTTGCGCCATGTATCGTCACGTGAGCTTGCTGGCAAGAAGCTAGAGGGCTATGCTAAGCGACAAATTACATATGAGAACCTGTCGCCTGAAGACGTCAAGAAGATGGCCGAAAACGGCGAAGTTGACTGCTGGGTCATGGCCCTCCCTAACGGTGTATGCAAGCCTTTTGTTGACGCCATCAACGAGAGCGGCAAAGATACCCTCATCGTGGACCTCAGTGCCGACTACCGATTCGACGAAACATGGACGTACGGATTGCCAGAAACTATCAACCGTTCACAAATCTCCGAAGCTAGACGGATAGCCAACCCTGGTTGCTATGCTACTGCTGCTCAGCTTGGCATCGCGCCTCTGCTTGAGTTCATAGGCGGCCAGCCAACTGTGTTTGGTGTTTCCGGTTATTCTGGAGCAGGTACCAAGCCGAGCCCCAAGAACGATGTGAAGAATCTCGAGAACAACCTCATCCCGTACAGCTTGACAGACCATATTCACGAGAAGGAAATCTCGCGACAACTGGGCACCGAGGTTGCCTTCATTCCCCATGTTGCTGTCTGGTTCCAGGGTATTCAC CACACCATCTCTATCCCGCTTAACCGCACAATGACTTCTCGCGACATCCGCAATCTCTACCAAGATCGCTACGCTGGGGAGAAGCTCGTCAAGATTGTCGGAGAGTCACCACTCGTGAAGAACATCTCTGGCAAACACGGCGTCGAGATTGGTGGTTTTGCCGTCCATAGCTCAGGCAAGCGCGTTGTCGTCAATGCGACCATCGACAACCTGCTCAAGGGCGCGGCGACTCAATGCCTGCAGAATATGAATCTGGCACTTGGATACGGAGAATACGATGGCATCCCATACTAG
- a CDS encoding SNC1, Synaptobrevin/VAMP protein: protein MSSREEPPYDPYIPSGGAGQQGAGQGQNGNHRTAALQAEIDSTVGIMRDNINKVSERGARLDSLQDKTDNLAVSAQGFRRGANRVRKQMWWKDMKMRMCLIVGIIILLVVIIVPSVVATQKN from the exons ATGTCGAGCCGCGAGGAGCCCCCGTATGATCCCTACATCCCCAGCGGCGGCGCCGGCCAGCAGGGCGCCGGTCAGGGCCAGAATGGCAACCACCGCACAGCAGCTCTCCAAGCC GAAATCGACAGCACTGTCGGCATCATGCGCGACAACATCAACAAGGTCTCGGAGCGAGGAGCACGCCTGGACTCGCTACAGGACAAGACTGACAACCTTGCCGTGTCCGCCCAGGGCTTCCGAAGGGGCGCCAACCGCGTGCGCAAGCAGATGTGGTGGAAGGATATGAAGATGCGCATGTGCCTTATTGTCGGCATCATCATCCTACTCGTTGTCATTATTGTACCCTCCG TCGTTGCGACGCAAAAGAACTAA